GCACCCTAGTTTCAGAGAGAAGGAAGGACGCCCATAGCCACGCCGCGAGCATAGCCCGGCCGTCGCGCTGCGCCTAGACCGCCGGTCAGGCGGCAGCGGCTTCGGCGCGCGCCGACTGCCGTTTCAGCAAGGCGATGGTCAGCACCAGCAGCGTCATCGGCACCAGCGACAGATAGAACGCGCCGCCGCCGATGCGCGCGAACAACTGGCCGGTGATGAACGAACCGGTGGTGCCGCCGAGCGCGGAGAACACCACGATCAGCCCGG
The Salifodinibacter halophilus genome window above contains:
- a CDS encoding MFS transporter, with protein sequence GLIVVFSALGGTTGSFITGQLFARIGGGAFYLSLVPMTLLVLTIALLKRQSARAEAAAA